AGATGCTTTTCACCAGGTTCTGAATGGACTTGCCCGTAAGTTGCCTCATGACAGGAGTGTCTACCTTAAGTCCGGTGAGAAGATTCTAAATTGGACTGCAGGTCCTGTGGGTGACCTGAAACCCTGgtaattctttcttttgttaaattgtaaatttcgTCTACATGGTTTAAAGAAAGTTCATAAACAGTTCCTATGGTTTGATAAAACTTCATAAACAGTTCTTATGGTTTGATTGCAACACTTCAGTTATGTGGATTATGATTTGATATTATCGATGAGATACAACTTAAAGGTATGTTCGAGAGTTATTTTGGCACTTCCATTTCAATTTAGTAATACATCAATCTAAGTTCCTTCTAAAGCATAGTCCCAAAACTCCATAGAGAAGAAATACATCAATCTACCTAAATTAAACCATGGACGCCTAATAAACAAGCCCACCGTTGCAAATATAAGGGCTAGGGTCAATCGGTTATACACTTGTACCTGCTTTGATGAATTTTTACCTTGTGTAAGAAAACATATCCCAAACAAGAGATCGCTGCAGAAGAATCAAGTAATCTCATAGCATTCTTTGATACCATTGCAATTAATTTAAGCAACTAGAACTCATTCTACATGATTTGAAATGAAGTTCCTAGCCAAGCGTATCTCTTGCTCCAACCCCACTTTTTCTCGTGGGAAATTAAAGCTAAAATTAACAGCATACCAATTGAGGAATGAGAATAGATAATGGAAGTGCTTGACAAGTCTCCACTTCCGCGACACAGTTTCTGGCTCCCAAAGCACAATCGATTTCACAAATTCTTGGATTGCTTGCTGCGTAATTTGATCTTCAACCCTGTTTTCATCTTCAGACTAATTCTCTCAGAAGCTTATCTCCCGTCGCTCTGCAAAAAATTTACCTGCCACTGCCACTGCCACTGCCTGATCTGGAAGTAAGGCAAGCCATACACCAGTGTCAGCCCCTACCTCAGCAGAAACATTCCCAGCAAATCCTGTCATAGCAGTTTTCACCCAACCAGGACAGTAGCAGTTCACATAAATTTTATGACCCTCAGGTTGGTCAGTGAATTTTTTTGCCATTAACCTGGTGTATGCATTGACTGCAAGCTTTGACACGGAGTAGTCAGTTGACAACTGAGGCCACCCGCCAGTTTCCCAACTTCCATCTTCTACTTGTTGCAAAAAAGTAGACAACATCCTATCAATTGCTTCTTCTGTGAGTGTATCCAAATTGCTTAGTAGTCCTCTAAATGCTACATTTTCCACTCTCTGTAATGAAACCACAAAATATTACGGAGGTAAAGGAGCGAAATTAGCtagataaaaattaacttGCCAGAATGCACTAGCACCAACACCCCCACAAGTAAACACTACTCGAAATAGtattagaaaataaacatCTCTAACCCCCGACCCTCCTCTCATCAGTCCATATAAAggagaatatatataatttgaatgCATAATTCCATCAGCGCCTCGAGTcccctttctttattttttttataaacaaatttatcAACGAAGTTGAACTTCAACTTACATTCCGCCTGCCATTCAGCTTGCCCAATCTTGAGCTGACATTAACAATGCGAGCACCAGCAGACGAAGGTTTCATCAAGGGGATCATTGCTTGAGTCATATTTTTGGTGCCATAATAGTTAGTTGCAATAACCATCTGAGCAAACTCTACCGAATTACTAGACCCAAGATTGAAATTGACTCCAGCATTATTTATCTGCAAACATAATTGCACGTAGATGGGGCATTTGGAAGTTATGTCATCTAAATCTACTGCAACAGTAGTTCTTAAGTTTGTAGATATTTCAAGCACTATTTCCTCTGAAGTCAATATTTAGTTAGTATTCTACACGATGCTTATGAGAGTTGGACCACACTTGGCAAAATATAAATGCTCTTCGTTCTAGCCTTTTCAGAAAACTAATGTAAAGAAAAGTTCCGAGTAAGATTAACTTGCCAGAATATCCAAACCACCATAGTTTTGTAGCAGCCAATCAGCAAACTGTTTGATGGATAAAGCATCCAAGACATCCAGTTGATGAAAGGCAACATTCAAGCCACCCTCCTGTAAGACCTTAGCTGCTTCAAGGCCAACAGAAACGTCTCTTGAAGTCAAGATGACGGTCATTCCATGCGTTGCAAGTTGTCTTGAAATCTCAAATCCAATTCCTCTATTACCACCAGTAACCACAGCAATGGTTTCTGTAGACCACCATCTATAAGAAGTCGAGGAAATATAAAGTGTGAGCGTCGGTTATTCTccaggaaaaaaaagaaaaagaaatccaacATGCAAATAAAGGAAACAATGGGACAGATGAAAAGTCATACAAGTGCAACATCGTCTAGTAATGAAACAATTTGTAGGAAATTTATAATGTCCCAACAACAAAGCACCTTGTTTCGATTACGTCTAAGGTCAACTGAAGGTTTGACTAACGAAAGacaatgaaagaagaaaaccaGAAAAGATTGAATTTAGTTGTGTATAATATAAGGAAAGGAATGAAGGTAGTCGATTGTACTTCAGCGTCAGTAATACTTATAAGCATAAATTATGGTTCAGttgtgaagaaagaagaaaaatggtagATGCTAATCCAGACCTCTGGTGATCGGAGTAAGGAATGATCCTGAGAAGGGATATTTCTTGcattctcttttcccttcGTTCCTTGGCTCTTTCCTTCTTGCCCATCTACGCCTGCCCCTCTCTGACTCTGAAGTTTCcgattaaaaacaaaagaaaagaaggaatctACGGTTAGCCGGTTAGGGTTTTCCGGAGAGAagatctttctccttttttttccttaaaagaGAATGGCACTATTAGGGTTAGAGGCCGGCGGAGGAGGACTAATATCGGGATGACCCCTTTATCTCTCCCTATTTGGCCTTCACTCTACAAGCAAGGCGGGTCCGAGGAATGCCATCTTTCGTGAAACAATTAGCATCCAGAAACAGGGAAAGTACAAACCACAAACGACCATCACAGGTTTGTTCAGAATTCGGGTCAAATCCCATGATTATCGGTAACTAGCCAACTGATTCCATTTCCCAACTTCctaatgaatttattatacatttataatttttatatgtcTAAGATATGTGAGATGTATAAGATGAGGTCTACGATGtctttgatgtctgagatATTTTGGCTTTTATGACTTACTCCTTTTGGAAAGAGATCGATTAGTGTAGTTATAAGGCTTAGCCATTTATCAGAATGATAGTTTTTCTTAGAGCGGGATTCCACGTCTGAGATGAACTACCCAATTAAGAGGTCTGCGATGTTTGAAAGGTCagagatgtctgagaggtctgagTGTAAAATGGCAACGAAGCAAAAGTACataagtttcgtattttaacccaacatatgtgtaacattcatcaaacttgagagttccttacagattcgttgAAAAGATAGAAacaaacaaa
This sequence is a window from Cucurbita pepo subsp. pepo cultivar mu-cu-16 chromosome LG04, ASM280686v2, whole genome shotgun sequence. Protein-coding genes within it:
- the LOC111792674 gene encoding carbonyl reductase [NADPH] 1-like; translated protein: MGKKERAKERREKRMQEISLLRIIPYSDHQRWWSTETIAVVTGGNRGIGFEISRQLATHGMTVILTSRDVSVGLEAAKVLQEGGLNVAFHQLDVLDALSIKQFADWLLQNYGGLDILINNAGVNFNLGSSNSVEFAQMVIATNYYGTKNMTQAMIPLMKPSSAGARIVNVSSRLGKLNGRRNRVENVAFRGLLSNLDTLTEEAIDRMLSTFLQQVEDGSWETGGWPQLSTDYSVSKLAVNAYTRLMAKKFTDQPEGHKIYVNCYCPGWVKTAMTGFAGNVSAEVGADTGVWLALLPDQAVAVAVAGKFFAERREISF